The segment CCGGTCGGCCGACTCGTCCAGAGCCTCCGCCGGTGCGCCGTGCACGCCTGTCCTCGTCATCCCGCCCCCGTTCACCGCGGCGGACGGCCGACGGCCCACGGGCGGCTCAGACCCAGCACCCCCGCTCGGTCAGCACCGTCCGCAGCGTCTCGATGTGATCGGTCATGATGCCATCCACGCCGAGATCCAGGAGGGCGGTCATCCGATCCGCGTCATTGACCGTCCAGACGTGCACCTGCATGCCCAGCGCATGCGCGGCGCGCAGGAACAGCGGATCGACGACCGGGAGGCCGGACTGCTTCTCGGGGACCTGGACGCAGACCGCGCTGCGCCGCACCGCCGCGCCCAGCAGCCGGTCGAGCGGCAGCACTCCACGGCCGTATGAGCGCAGCCGCAGACCGGCCACCCCACGGGTGCCGAGCGAGCTCGCCATCCGCCGGCCGGCCAGCCGCTGGGCCCGCGCCACCCGGGCCTCCGAGAACGAGCCGACGCACACCCGGTCCCAGGCGCGGGTGCGCCGGAGCAGGTCCAGCAGCGGCGGCAGCGCGGCCTCGGCCTTGAGGTCGACGTTCCAGCGCGCCTCGGGGAACTCCTCCAGCAACTCCTCGAACAGCGGCAGTGGCTCCCGGCCGCCGACCCGGGCCCGGCGCACCGCCTGCCAGGGAAGCTCTCCGATCGCGCCGCGGGTGTCCGTGACGCGGTCGAGTGTCGCGTCGTGGAAGGCGACGAGCCGGCCGTCCGATGTGGCGTGCACATCGGTCTCCAGGTAGCGGTAGCCGAGGCCGACCGCGCGCCGGAAGGCGGCGGCGGTGTTCTCCAGGCCCTCGGCGTCCCCGCCCCGGTGGGCGAAGGGGAGCGGTCCGGGGTGGTCGAGATAGGCGTGGCGGATGCGTATCGCTGAGGTCACTCCGGCAGTATGGCGGGCTCAGGTGAAGCCTCTCCGCGGGCCACCACCGGGGACGGTTTCACGGGTGCGCCCGGGACCGCGAAACGGCGGAGGAAGAACTGCGCCAGGGGGCCGATGGCCAGCGCGTAGACGACCGTGCCGACGCCGACGGACCCGCCGAGCGCAAAGCCCGCCGCCAGCACCGTCACCTCGATGCAGGTCCGCACCAGCCGCACCGGGCGGCCGGTCCGCCGGTGCAGGCCGGTCATCAGCCCGTCGCGCGGCCCCGGGCCGTAGTCGGCGGAGATGTACAGCCCGGTCGCGGCGCCGTTCAGGAGGACGGCGCCCGCCAGCAGCGGGATACGGGCGCCCAGCGAATCCAGCTCCGGCACCCAGGCCAGCGTCGCGTCCATCACCAGCCCGAGGATCACCACATTGGACACCGTGCCCAGGCCGGGGCGCTGGCGCAGCGGGATCCACAGCAGCAGGATGAGCGCGCCGGAGACGATGGTGACCGTGCCGATCGACAGCCCCGTATGGCGGGATATGCCCTGGTTCAGCACGCTCCATGGCTCCAGCCCCAGCTCGGCCCGCAGCATCAGGCCCATGCTCACGCCGTACAGCGTCAGCCCCGTATAGAGCTGGACCAGGCGGCGCACCGGCAGGATCCTCCGCGGGCCGGGCTCACTGATCATGGACACGACTTTTCCCCCTCCTGGCAGGATTGGACCGACGCATGACACCATGTGGCGTGTCCGGGCTCGGGAAGTAGAGCCAATTCGGGGAAGGTGGACTGATCTTCATGGCTCAGTGGACTTCAGCGGTTGGCGCGGCCCAACTCGCCCGGCTGCTCCGGTCGCAGGACCCGCGCGATGCCCAACTCGCGGTCGGCGGCCGCCGGTTGCCCGCGTATCGCAGCCTCGCCGACGGTGTGCGCCTGCTCGTGCTGGAAGGCCGGATACCGGTCGCCGCCCGGCTGCCTGCCGAGCGGGAACTGGCCGCGGCCTTCGGCGTCAGCCGCACCACCGTCGCCGCCGCCTACGAGGCGCTGCGCGCCGAGGGGTTCCTGGAGTCCCGGCGCGGCTCGGGCAGTTGGACCGCCGTCCCGGCCGGCAACCCACTGCCCACCCGCGGTCTGGAACCACTGCCCCCGGAAGCCGCCGGCTCCATGATCGACCTCGGCTGCGCCGCCCTCCCGGCCCCCGAGCCCTGGCTCACCCGCGCCGTCCAGGGCGCCATGGCCGACCTTCCGCTCTATTCCCACACCCACGGCGACTACCCGGCCGGGCTCCCCGTCCTGCGGCAGGCCCTCGCGGACCGCTACACCGCCCGCGGTATCCCCACCATGCCGGAACAGATCATGGTGACCACCGGTGCGATGGGCGCCGTCGCCGCGATCTGCCGGCTCTGTACCGGCCCCGGCGAGCGGGTGGCCGTCGATTCGCCGTCGTACGCCAACATCCTCCAGCTGATGCGGGACGCCGGCGCCCGGCTCGTACCGGTCGCCCTCGGGGACAAGCTGGCCGGCTGGGACATCCCCGTCTGGCGCCAGGTGATGCGCGACGCGGCGCCCCGTATGGCCTATGTCGTCGCCGACTTCCACAACCCCACCGGCACCCTCGCCACCGAGGACCAGCGCCGCCGCCTCGTCGACGCCGCCCGGTCGGCCGGCACCCTGCTCGTCGTCGACGAAACCATGACCGAGCTCCGGCTGGACGAGGACACCGAACAGCCCCGGCCGGTCTGCGCGTTCGACCCGGCCGGCAGTGCGGTGATCACCGTCGGCTCGGCGAGCAAGGCGTTCTGGGCCGGGATGCGGATCGGCTGGGTGCGCGCCGCCCCTGACATCATCCGCAGCCTGGTCGCCGCCCGCGCCTACTCCGACCTGGGCTCACCGGTTCTCGAACAGCTCGCCATCGCCTCGCTCCTGGAGACCGGAGGCTGGGAGCAGGCCATCGGCATCCGCCGCGAGCAGGCCCGCGAGAATCGCGACGCCATCGTCGAGGCGCTGCACCGGCATCTGCCCGACTGGGAATTCAGCGTGCCCCGCGGCGGCCTCACCCTCTGGGCGCGGACCGGCGGACTCTCCGGCTCCCGGATCGCGGAGGCGGGGGAGCGGCTCGGCGTACGGGTGCCCTCCGGCCCGCGCTTCGGTGTCGACGGCGCCTTCGAGGGCTTCGTACGGCTGCCGTTCACGGTCAATGGGGCGGTGGCCGACGAGGCCGCGGTCCGGCTGGCCGGTGCGGCGCGACTGGTGGCGACGGGTGCGCCGGTGGAGGCGGAGCTGCGGCACACGTTCGTGGCCTGACGGGCGGGGCCGGCCCCGTAGTTCAGGGCTGGGCGGCCGTCAGGAGCGGGTGCGCCCCAAGGACTCACCCCTCCGTTCGCACGGCCTCCACCGACCCCTTGATCACCCGGGGCTCGCCGCCCTTGTCGGTCCGCACCCGCGTGCTCGCGCCCAACGGTTCGGCCGTGGACCCGGACTCCTTGGCCTCAGGTGCCGCCGCGGCCGCCGCGGGCCCCTCGTCCGCCGGGGGCCCGTCGTCCGCTTCCGCTCCCTCGGCGCGCACGGACGGGCCGGCCGCCACCGCCTTGCCGACGTCCATCCGCTTGCCGCCGGTCACCGGCTCGCCGGGCTCCGCCCCGTCGGCCGGGGCCGTGTGCTCCGGCAGCAGCGCCGTGACCGCCTCCCGGTGTGCCTGGCCGGTGGCGTCGTCGAGCGGATCGGGCGTGGCCGGGACCTGGAGCCGGAGCACGGGCGCGTTCCCCAGCCGCGCATAGCCCCGGCCCGGCGGCACCTGCGCCGGCGGCGTGGTGTGCGGCGGCGCCCCCAGCACCGCCCGGACCTCTTCCGCCGTGGCGGGGCCGAGCACCACCCGCGCCTTGGTGTGCGCCCGCACCGGATCGCTCAGCAGCTCGGCGGTCTCGAACTGGTCGGCCACGACGACGGTGACCTGGGCGGCCCGGCCGTGCCGCAGCGGCACCTGTAGCCATCGCTGCGGATCGTCCCGCTCCTCCGCGACCGCGATATGGGACAGCGCCGTCGGACGGTCCGCGATGATCCACAGCGGCCGCCGGGTGTCGTCCGGCGCCGCCCCGCCGGCCTGCCGCGCACGGTTCCCCGCGATCAGCCGCCGCTCGGTCTCGTGCGAGGCCCACTCCAGCGTCGCCAGCGCCCCCGCCAGCCCGCTCTCCACCCCGAGCACGCCGGGGCGCCCGACCAGACACCCGTACTCACCGGTGCCGCTGCCGTCGATGATCAGCACATCGCCGTGCTGGAGCGCCTGGAGGGCGATCGAGCGCAGCAGTGTCGTGGCGCCGGTCCCCGGCTGCCCCAGGACGAGCAGATGCGGTTCGGTGGAGCGCTGCCCGGTACGCCAGACCACCGGCGGGGCGTCCCGGGTCTCCTCCCCGCCGGTGACCGGCAGGGTCCGCTGTACGGAGTCCGGGTCGGTGAACCCGAGCACCGTCTCGCCCGGCGAGGTGACGAAGCGCTGGGCGGCGATATCCGTGGGCAGCGCGTCCAGCACGGTCAGCGTGAGCTGATTGGCCAGCTCGTCCCACGCGAAGCGGTACTCCCGGCCCCGGCCGGCCTTGGCGTACAGCACCTGCTCGATGCGGACCCGGGACCGGTCCTCACCGTCGGTGAAGTACGCCGGGTACTTCAGCTGGAGCCGTTCCAGCCGCCCGCTGTCGTCGAAGGCGTACTCGGCGAAGGCCCGCTCCCAGTCCCCGCCGTGCGCATACAGCGGGCTGGGGTCGCCCTCGGCGGAGAGGTAGGGCACCAGCGCCTCGTAGAGCGCCCGCAGCCGCTCGGTCTCGGCCTCGCTGGGGCCGGTCACCACGGGCGTCCGCTCCCGCCCCGCCCAGGCCCCCGCGCCCATCACTCCGATCAGGGCGAGCAGCGGCCCGTACGGCACCAGCCACACCACCAGCACACACGCGGCCACGAAGAACGCCAGCGGCCCGCGCTGATCCTTGGGGGTGTCGGCCCAGCGTCCCCGGGCGGCCGCGCCCAGCCGGCGCAGCCCCCGGCCGATGGTGATCAGCGGATGGAACACATCGGAGGCGCTGTCGGCGGCGCTGCGCGCGAATTCGCGGCTGCGGGCGAGCGAGGCGCTGTGTGCCATACGGGCAAGTGGTGCGCTGTTGGTCAGGATGCGGGGCAGGGGGCGCCGGGCCACATCTTCTCCTGTTGCTCGTGCGGTGGTCGTGGGGGATCGGCGGGGGCTGCGGGCCGGGGAGCGGGCGGCACACGGAGCCGCCCGGACGGGAGCCGGTGCGGCCCGTTCGGGCGGGACCCGTGGCGGTGCGCCGGAAGCGGACGGCGGCTACAGGCCCTAGATCTTGATCCCCCCGAGGAGGCTCGCCAGGCTCGCCCCGCCGGCTTTGATGCTGGGCGCGATGGCGGAGCTGGCGAGATAGAACCCGAAGAGCGCGGAGACCAGAGCGTGGGACAACTTCAGGCCGTCTTTCCGGAAGAAGAGAAAGACGATGACACCGAGCAGGACGACGCCGGAAATGGACAGAATCATGGGGGTTCTCTCCTGG is part of the Streptomyces platensis genome and harbors:
- a CDS encoding glycerophosphodiester phosphodiesterase family protein translates to MTSAIRIRHAYLDHPGPLPFAHRGGDAEGLENTAAAFRRAVGLGYRYLETDVHATSDGRLVAFHDATLDRVTDTRGAIGELPWQAVRRARVGGREPLPLFEELLEEFPEARWNVDLKAEAALPPLLDLLRRTRAWDRVCVGSFSEARVARAQRLAGRRMASSLGTRGVAGLRLRSYGRGVLPLDRLLGAAVRRSAVCVQVPEKQSGLPVVDPLFLRAAHALGMQVHVWTVNDADRMTALLDLGVDGIMTDHIETLRTVLTERGCWV
- a CDS encoding YczE/YyaS/YitT family protein — protein: MISEPGPRRILPVRRLVQLYTGLTLYGVSMGLMLRAELGLEPWSVLNQGISRHTGLSIGTVTIVSGALILLLWIPLRQRPGLGTVSNVVILGLVMDATLAWVPELDSLGARIPLLAGAVLLNGAATGLYISADYGPGPRDGLMTGLHRRTGRPVRLVRTCIEVTVLAAGFALGGSVGVGTVVYALAIGPLAQFFLRRFAVPGAPVKPSPVVARGEASPEPAILPE
- a CDS encoding PLP-dependent aminotransferase family protein; the encoded protein is MAQWTSAVGAAQLARLLRSQDPRDAQLAVGGRRLPAYRSLADGVRLLVLEGRIPVAARLPAERELAAAFGVSRTTVAAAYEALRAEGFLESRRGSGSWTAVPAGNPLPTRGLEPLPPEAAGSMIDLGCAALPAPEPWLTRAVQGAMADLPLYSHTHGDYPAGLPVLRQALADRYTARGIPTMPEQIMVTTGAMGAVAAICRLCTGPGERVAVDSPSYANILQLMRDAGARLVPVALGDKLAGWDIPVWRQVMRDAAPRMAYVVADFHNPTGTLATEDQRRRLVDAARSAGTLLVVDETMTELRLDEDTEQPRPVCAFDPAGSAVITVGSASKAFWAGMRIGWVRAAPDIIRSLVAARAYSDLGSPVLEQLAIASLLETGGWEQAIGIRREQARENRDAIVEALHRHLPDWEFSVPRGGLTLWARTGGLSGSRIAEAGERLGVRVPSGPRFGVDGAFEGFVRLPFTVNGAVADEAAVRLAGAARLVATGAPVEAELRHTFVA